The Lates calcarifer isolate ASB-BC8 linkage group LG19, TLL_Latcal_v3, whole genome shotgun sequence genomic interval TTGTCAGCACAgcacaaatgttttctttcaaaacaaagaaaaccctCGTTTGTCTCATTTAAAATCTTGTCAGACAGTCACACTTGTACTTAAGTATACCCTGAGGGTAAAATAACCTGGGAAATAGTGTTGCGACACTTAATATGCAAATCTATTATAATGTAATATCAATAACCAGCTCAACTGCTTTGCATATGAGAGAGACTTTTCCTTGCCTTTATTTAATCTGAAGTTAAGTCTTATCACTGTTCTCtttttaatgagtttttttattgaattttctGATGGGAAATAAACAATATATTTGTCTCCACTGCCACAGTTATAATATTGTTGCCATTGTAATTTCTAATGTAATAGTCCCTCAGAGCCAAATGTGTGACTGTTTGACGTGGCTGAAATCCCTCTGTTCCAAGGCAGTAATCACTGGGCTTATGGTCTTAACCAATGAAGTATCAGTCTGTGTAATGTGAGCCAGTGGTATTGTAGACATGTAAGCTCAGGATGCCAATGTGAGTGACTCATGAGACTATATCATTATGTCATGTCTGTCATATGTACAGTGTTTAAAATATGTTGGTAGCCATAAAGGATCAATGTAAACTTTCCCTTTTGTCCTTTTCCCTTAAAGAGTTGTATTTTTTGCTTGACagttatatatatgtatatatattttctctcaatttgtttctctgtgcctCTGTTTGTCCTTGTATCTGTTTCTGCCGTCTCGCTCTCGACCAGGCTGAGTCCAGAGATCTTCTTGAAGAGACCTGTGGTGGAGGGCAACAGATGGAGACTGGACTGTATCCTCAAACGCAAAGCAGTAAGTCATCTTTAATTAGCCCTAAAATTATCCCCTGAGTGGTTTTGAGGACGTCACTGAAGAAAACAGATTCCTTTAGAATTAGAGTTCAGTTTGCCTTTTTAGGTAGTGGAGATAAAACTACCATCCATGACTTCCTTTGTGGTTTATGTTATGAGCCCCTTACAACATACTGAACATGTGAGCAATGGTACATGTGTTCACAGGAGAAAATAATCCTGCGTAGATTAGAAGAAACTGGTGGGTCatttgcaaacaaaaacaactgtagGTGCTCACTATTTGAGTAAGCAGAGTTCATAACCTGGGATGTGGGGGAGGATAAATGATAAATTCTGTACATACCTATTATTGATGAAGGGGCATGTCATTAGGGTCTTCTGAGGGTAAGAACATTgatatttacttatttacttatttatttactaaatTACTCCACTGCATTTTTCTGACAGCTATATGTACTAGtgtagttactttgcagatttagAGGTTACATTATTTGGTTAATGATACATTGTGGTGGAAAATTGGCTGACCTAAATCAGCTACAACATTTAAATGCTGCTATGTATACATCGGAAATAATAATCTGAAAACATAATATATGTTACTGTAATATACAGCAGATTGCAGTGCTGCCTAATGAGTACTGCTGAGTCCTAATATTTCTATACTGTTACTTCAGTGAAATTTTGTATGCAGAACTTGCCTATTGGTAACAGAATTTCTACAGAGCTATTTTTACCTAAATGTTTTACTAGAGTGTTCGTAAGTAAAATTGTATGAATATTCTGCCAACAGCAACAGGGAGTGCACATCTTTGTGATGCTGTATAAGGAGGTGGAGCTTGCCCTGGGCATCAACTCAGGCTACAGCAAGAGGACCCTGATGCACCTGCACCCCAACATTAAGGTAAATGAAGGGATAATGTGTTTGGAAAGAGGGCGCTGTGGGGTTTACTTTTTTTGTAACTCCTATAAGTTTATTTTGTCCTAACATACAAATGcatgtgtgctgtgtttcaAACGTTTGTGGTCCAGGTGATGCGTCATCCAGACCACGTCTCCTCCTCCGTCTATCTGTGGGCACATCACGAGAAGATCGTCGTCATTGACCAATCGGTGGCTTTCGTGGGCGGGATCGACCTGGCGTACGGTCGCTGGGATGACAGGGAGCACCGGCTGACTGATGTCGGCAGCGTGACGCGCTCTGTGGCCCTGGAGCAGCAGGTTgggcgcacaaacacacacacaactaattAAACCTGCTGTCTGTGGTTTGGAGTTATGGGCAATAAATGCAGTTCTCCCCTCCTGACAAATGGTTCGAATATGAgtggagggagcagaggagaggaaatggagaaaacTATTTCATTCAGACTCACACAGTTGCACACTGGGAGAATGACAAAGTGGCACGGTGTCTACCCTgtggtgactgtgtgtgtgcataaataCAGAACATGAAGAGCAAACACTTCAGCAGTGCCAGCTATCTAACAGGCCTCTTCATGTTaacaacacatacacaggcagaTACACAGTCTCATACACGCCTACACAAACATATTCTATACTCTTGACCTCAcattcaaaatatatatttacttaCCCTTAATACAATAAAAACTTAACCCCTCTTCTAGATTTGCAGTAGATTTAGATCTGAGCAAGCTGTCTGAACAGCTACTGTACAGTTACATCAATACTCCATGAAAATTGCCACAATTATATTGAATACATTAGTGTCCTACAAAGGATGAACCCTTTAAATGAGTACAGGCTTTCACTAAATTGCCACCTTCTGTGTCTCAAGAATAGTAAAAATAGCTTTATTTCCATTatattttttgtgaatattCATAGTTTCCAGCTAAATTCTGATCTTGTAGGGCCTCCCAAAGATTCTACAGAAGATATCATATATTGCAAGGTTGAAATACTCCTAAGGGAATAAATCcttttaaatttaaagaagTTATGACTTGTCTTCTAGtacttttacacacacaaaacccacaGCTCTTAACTGTAATTTTAACCTGTCCTCATTAACCTTATTATCCTGCACTATGTTATTtatattgctgttgtttttattggctTTAGGCTGGTTCCACCAATGCTCCGTCCAGTAAGAGCGTGCCTCCTGTTGATGGCATCTCCCAGAGCAACGGACGAGGGACGCCGCCCAGTGACCCGGTGGACTTGCCCAAGCTGAAGGGGATCGGTCGCAACAGGAGGGCTCGCTTCAGCCTGTACAGACACCTGCATAAACACACTCTGCAGCATGCAGACAGTGTCAGCAGTGTGGACAgcgcaggtgtgtttgtgtgaggagagagagaaagaatatgAAAGAATCAGAGTGAGAGCATTAGTAAGGGATCGGTTTTGGCAAAACATGCTCTACTACCTCCACCTCTACATCAGTGTGTTGGTGTGGGTGAGAATGGGTGAATCAGAGGCACAGAGTAAAGATCCTTGATATAAACGTACTACATACTGTGAGTGCAGTCCATTAACCAAAATattttgattctgtttgtgtgtgtatgtgtagggAGTGGTTCTGTGCAAAGCCTGAAGACAGGTGTTGGAGAATTACAGGGTAACACTCGCTTCTGGCATGGAAAAGACTACTGCAACTTTGTCTACAAGGACTGGATCCAGCTGGAGAAACCTTTTGATGgtctgtaacacacactcacacacactttcttatTCAGGTCTTACTCTGAAAAGTTTGAagcatttgttttgcttttttctctctatcccTCCACACCGAACCCGCTGACCCCGCTGTACGTCCTTCTGCCATCCTCTTTACTCTTCGCACTGTCCCACTGGATCTTTTatccatctgtgttttctctccatctctttgcTGCCTTATCTCAAGCCTTCTCCCATCTTCACcctttttattaattttctttctcttcccctctgtgCAGACTTCATCGACAGATATACCACTCCCAGAATGCCTTGGCATGACATTGCTTCAGTGGTTCATGGCAGAGCCGCCCGGGATGTGGCCAGACACTTCATTCAGCGCTGGAACTTCACCAAGGCAGCTGAAGTCTCTTTGTTGGCAAAAATTTAACCGCCTTTTCAGACAGGCAGCTGATTACTGGGGTTATTTGATACAGGGCAAGAACAGGGTTGTAATTACAGCAAGCAGAAGAAAATAGATGTGAAATTGAAGTGGGGAAACACTAACTTGGCTAAATAATGGGGAGTTTTTGGCTGGAACAGTGGAAAAATGCCTTAATCCTCACACTCATGCGTTCCATGGCAGCAGCTTCTCCAgagttttcctgtttttaccttttttccatttctccCCTAACTGAATCTATATTAATCCCCTCTCTGCGGAAATTCTCCGACTCTCTCTCCTACAGATCATGAAGCCAAAGTATCGCTCTCTGTCTTATCCATTCCTACTGCCCAAGTCTCACTCCAGTGCAGATGACCTCAGATACCAAGTCCCTGAGTGCGTCGATGCCAAAGTGCAAGTAAGAGAACTGGCCAAGTAcccttttctgtctgaaaaatgtAGTGGAAATGGTctttaaaattacacaaaatgagaaaatgggacccaaaaaaagcaaaaccatGGACCAAACCCTAAAAAGAACCACTGGTAGgaaaattacagagaaaatacaagaaCACATAGACTATAAACTCCCACTTTCCCACACTTATCTTCTGCTTCTCCCAGTCTGCAAGTACTGCTGGAAAGAGATAAAAGTGggcaaacataaaaaaaaaataaataaactctcCATGGGCCAAAAAGTTACATAACTGCAGAGGTTTGCATTTGCCATTGACTCTTAAGGTTTTTTAGCCTAAAGGAGTGAGATGAGTGAGATGTTTGACTAAAATAAGAAGGGCATGAAGATCCTGTTATAAGTCCatcatgtttttgctttttaagaGACAACGTTATTTTTCCCTTCATGTTCACTtctttaatgtttgattttgaCCTCCTCTGTAACACAATACACaacttttctgtttgtatctaTTAAAACTACCCCTGATAATGCTCAAtaatttagcatttatttattaaatttgtTCATATGAGAGGCTAAGACCATCCGAGAGTAATTGTGAATGTATGTCAGTTATAATGTTTTTCACACAAGCCTGATAAGTTCCGTAATGCTTTACTACATATGTTGTAAGAACCACAGAGGCCTTGTTGCCATTACTTCTCATTTCTTCTACATTTAGTGTTATACTTACAGTATTTGTGTACAAATATTCACACTGGTGATGAAATAGGTGCAAGCCTGTGTTAGAATTACTGCTTTAATAATCCTCTGTATATGTAAGGTATTGCGGTCATCAGCAGACTGGTCAGCAGGAATAAAGTACCATGAGGAGTCCATCCATAATGCCTACATCCAGGTCATTGCCAAGAGCAAACACTACATCTACATAGAGGTAAGGCCAGGATGTGAGGATAAAAGACAAATGCTGTTTTTAGAGGTGTAGTTTATACAACTCAGTCCTGGGGGAAAAGCTGTTCGctcttgtttatttgtcagtgcATTTAAAATACTGATTGTAGTACTGATGGTATATAAAGAATGCTTCATAGGTTTAGTAATAATGTCAGTAATGAGATAACTCCATTGAGAATCACTCTGATGTCAGTAATTTTGTTAGTGGAGTGTTTTTTAGTGACTATCTCATTGTGGGATGAAAAGCTTCATTACTCAGTAACAGGAAACTGTACTTGTGAACTTAAAGATTGAAGACCATAAGCATTTCTCTCTGGGTttgtgtctctccctcctctcttttcagaACCAGTTCTTCATCAGCTGTGCCGACAACAGGACGGTCTACAACAAGATTGGAGACGCCATCATTGAACGGATCATCAGAGCACACAAGTACTTCCCTTTATttgaagtagtagtagtacttgTGATTACAGGAAGGACGTTTTATGCACTGCATATGTATACAAGATTATACTCTCTCTGGTTCTGCTTCTTACAACAACACTGCAAGTCTGCATCTTTATTTAActgatgtgtgtttgctcaCAGGGAGGGCAAGAAGTACCGTGTCTATGTGGTCACCCCTCTGCTTCCTGGCTTTGAGGGGGACATAACCACAGGGGGTGGGAATGCCATTCAGGCTGTCATGCACTTCAACTACAGGTAAACCACATAAGCTTTAGACTAAGTCTGAGTTTTatacagaaagaggaagagtgagggGAAATGAGACAGCATAAGTGGAAGTATCATTGTAATTGTATAGTAGTTAATTTCTTTCAAGTTGATTGAAGCCTTGGATGTGCATGTACAATATTTATATCTCTTTTGATGAGTTTAAATCCCTTGTCTCTTCAGAACCATGATCAGAGGAGAGTACTCCATCATCTCCCAGCTGAAAAGGGAGAGTAAGTACAAGAATAAACTATAATATTAACTGTTTTGATACCTCATATTAAGGTTAGAGTTGGAAAACTTTCATTCTTTTAATCTTCTGGCTCTTAtattcctcccctcctctcctctgtttcctaGTGGACGACCAGTGGATGAACTACATTTCCTTCGCTGGTCTGCGGACTCACGCTGAGCTGGAGGGACGCCTGGTCACAGAGCTCATCTACGTCCACAGCAAGATGCTCATCGCAGATGACAACACAGTCATTATTGGTAAGTCTGTCTCTCATCTGCTGTCTcacctccttcttcttctttattttcctttcgCTTTTTTTTTTACGGGCTACTATTTGGGGCAACTAACCACTCTACCTTGACACCATCAAAATGTGATGAatttctatttctctttctttcaccatGTGTGTAGCTAATAAATGTGCATGTTGATACTACTAAAATGTGTTGTGTTACATAGCTCTGTTGTGCCACCTGCTGGCTCAAATGGTGCAGTTCACTTTCACAGTACTTTCAACAACcatcaacaaaagaaaaacaaaaaaactaaaaaacaaactctaatatctgtctctctcttaaaATGCCACTCATTTTGTGTTCACCTATAGACAACACAGTATTAATAAGctaaatcaaacaaaatctgatcagtgtatttttggtttttattcttCGGTAGGGGCACATCTCCATTGATCAATCTGTTTGCAGAGCTTAGGCTCGCTCATTTATAAAATCAGTAAATTATTGTTATTCGCAACATGATGAAGATGTAATAGCAATAGAAAGTCAGATGAATGCAAAGATTCAGTTCCACTGGTagtcttttgtctttgtttcaggTTCTGCTAACATCAATGACAGAAGCATGCTTGGTAAGCGTGACAGtgaggtggcagtgattgttgAGGACTCCCAGAAGGTGGCCTCTGTGATGGATGGACAGGAGTATGAAGCTGGACCCTACGCACTCCAGCTACGCCTTGAATGCTTCAggtatgtgtgcttgtgtggactgtatgtgtgcatgaacCGGACAGAGAGGGACACGTTTCAGACTCGCAGTGTCATAAAAAGCTGATTATTTTAATtgtcttattttgtcatttaaaccTGTCATTTAAACCTGTGTACATTTTTCAGAAGTCTCAGTGTAAATCTGAAATCAAAAAAAATATTCTCTAGTGTGACAAAATGACTTAAATCAccttttacatgtgttttttccttctctctgtctctccctctttatccctctctctctccctccttctctctgaaCAGGACTATCCTTGGAGGTCACACTGACACCAGCATTGACCTGTCTGACCCCATCAGTGATCGGTTCTATAAGGAGGTGTGGATGACCACAGCCGGCCGCAATGCCACCATTTATGAGAAGGTAGGTTGAACAAAATGGTTTATGGGTGAATGGTTCACCCATTGGTTCAGCTTTTATCAGTCTGAGCTGTGCTCTGTCACCGCAGTTGTACTGGCTCAGTATTATGTTCACAATTTTTCAAGTCTGCAGCCAAGTCTACAGTCCTCAGTCTGTGCAAAAATACATTCCAGTAGTaagttcagctgaagctaatatgaggcATTAACAGTCTGAATTTATCAGATCAAGTGGGTATCCTCCAAAAGTATAGGAAAGGCTTCATTTTAAGGCAGCatcagtacatactgtatgtgtgtttttctgcaggtaTTCCGCTGCCTTCCTTCGTCTCTGGTGAGGAACATGTCTGAGCTGGAGCAGTACCAGTCAAAACCAGGCTTGGCCCAGTCTGACCTGACCCGTGCTCAGGAGGAGCTGCGCAAAATCCGAGGCTTCCTGGTCCAGTTTCCTCTGGACTTCTTGTCTGAGCATAACCTCATGCCCTCTGTTGGAACAAAGGAGTCCATGGTCCCAACTGAGATCTGGACATAAAGGAACGTGAAAACCACTGCCAAACTACTTACACATCCAAACCGAACTATTTCATCGGTGACATCTCCGGATTGTGATTATGATCGAATGTGTATATAATCAAGATGCAGATTTAAGCTCTCTTCTGAACTGATATGACTGCTGGGCATTGACAAATCTCTCAGATCTGTTTCTACTGAAAAACACTAAGCAGTAGTTACAGCTTAAAAGGGTAAGCACTAAGTCTTGGAATATATGAAGAACAAAAAGGCATCACTATTGGGGACTACAGAAATGGCATTGTGACTGCATTTATcttatggagaaaaaaaacacaaaaaaacaggcATATGAACTTTGGGTTTTGGGAATCAACTCTGGACACTTGCAccttttggactgttggaaaAGCTCACAAGACAGCAGCGGTTTCTAAGGGACCAGGGTGAGGCACTCACTAAAAAATTGGACAACAGTGCTAATAAATATTCATCTCTTGGTTTTAAAGATGTaacaaaatacagagagatgaTGCATGTGATTTACTGAGTTTGTGACATATGCTCGTGAGGTCCATTAGTGCTAAATACGCTGTATATGTGTACACAGAGGAGTTGTTGAGCTTGCATACGTGCTGCTTTAGACAAGTTTGAAATATTATTTCAGATGTATCAGATGTATTTTTGAATCCAAAACATGTGCTTGCTCTTCACCGTGGTCGCACATGCACAGAGACAATTTTACTGGTTCAACAGTGGCGCATGATTTACTAACTACGCTTGAATCTTGTTAACACGATTGCCATGATGCATGTACCAATCACAACTCCATCAgagatattttatttaatgtcagAGATGTTTTGTGAGAGGTAATTATTGACACGAGATAAAAACCTTCTATACTGCTGAATTCAAAAGTGAATCAAAGAGAACTGTGTTCAACTCAGTTTGTCGCACTGTGTGTGAAGATTATCATGGCTGAGGGAGTAAGATCAAAGCGAGAAATTGTTGTGCCGGTGGCCAACATTAGAGGCTGGATGAGACAATCTGCCCACAAATTCAAAGATGCAGTTTCTTCTTTGCTCAATAGATGGTGCTAGCTTCtcaaacacacagtacacagtagTGGGACAGCTTGAGGTGAAACTTTCACATCTCCTGCCTGTTTATCTGCCTGGCATTCTATTAATTGCAAAACATACAGCATATAGTCTTTGAGACCATGtaaactatgaaaataaaaacaatattttccaCATAGCATGCAACCGATCCCAGAGGTAAAGTTTTCACATGAGGATACAGTTTGAAATTGCTCATGTCTCCAGTTTTCTGGCAGTtccagctgtgttttgttttcttatggTGTGTGACCTATGAGGCAAATGACTAATTTTGTACATGCCAATGTCTggactttgttttcatttttaacctCACTGTCAGAGAGTCTTCTTTGATCACCCAACCCCCTCGAATGTGAAGTTAAATAACCACTCCTTCAGAACTCAGCTGTGCTTAGTTATCCCAACAAgcacattaaaatgtcacagcaaatAATCAGTCACAGATCTTCACTAATGAAACAATAAAGGCAGGAGCCGGAGTTGCAGGAAGGAGGAGTCCggttctgtgaatattctcattcagaggaggaggaggagtccgGTAAATCGACAACACAAATAGCTTCATTTGGCAGAGAACCTTGCTTTTCTCATGAAAGCGTTACACCTGTGAATCAGTGgcatttatttaacagaaatGACAAGTGCATTGTACAGGAACTTTTTTAATGGGACCAGGAAATTGATAATGTTCAGAAACATTATGCTCTTTGCCTAAATAGAGACAAGAAATTGTTTGAAATTGTTTCAATTTTTATCAATTTTGACAACATCGCCTGCATTGTTTACCCATACTATCATTGTCAGTGCATTATTTATGGAATATGAATCATTTAACATTCtttaaacatttattgtttaaaatgaataagGCCTGGTTGTATGGATGGTTGTGGATTTGTAATTAAGCCTTTATTTCTTTATCATAACCATCATGCAGCAGTCTTTTCTGTCAACTTTCTGTGTCCCGTGACCTCAGTTTAGCTGGTCTTGCTTCCACTCTGTTAATGTACAATACCTTTTTTGTACAGTTGTAGGTGTCTCTAATTTCTATTTGTTCATTTAACACAGTGTAACTCATAATTTAAATGGCTAACAAATAAAAGATAtcttttgaatttttgtttgtttcatcccatgaaaataatgacagtaggaaatttaaataaatataccaGCACCAGCAGTAATGACCCGGTCAGACTGCAAGGCCGTTTGCATTTGAGATTGGTATTCCTCAGAAAGATAAATACAAACCTAACAAAGAATTCTTTGTCCacctgtttacagtttgttttcaacTTTTAGTTTCTTgtgcaacaaaaatatgtttaactTGTTTCCCAAGTCACAACTCTTGATTGGTGGCCAACA includes:
- the pld1a gene encoding phospholipase D1a gives rise to the protein MLGKAQPTTSNLNLVNSEVSDATAAPDVHDGIKMADLVESLDTRELDIGEGEEIDYDGNYLGDCRIPFSAVYATVGFKEASARVYLPTVPITARILEVERFTTAQDRFNLSHHRSVNKSLPAVFKIELKHGEFTWVVKRKEKHFMELHRELRTYKTFMRIPLPSRSHTVRRRTVRKSEVREMPSLPRGGGDELVRDEQVSSRRRQLEDYLNKLLRMAMYRKYHHTMEFIDVSQLSFIHDLGPKGLEGMIYKRSGGHRIPGMNCCGHSQACYRWSKRWLVVKDSCLLYMKPDSGAISFVLLVDKEFSIKMDSKDTETKHGVRIDSLSRTLVFKCSSYRHARWWGQSIESFVRNHGKAFLRDHRFGSFAQEQENIPAKWYVNGKTYMEDVADALEEAKEEIFITDWWLSPEIFLKRPVVEGNRWRLDCILKRKAQQGVHIFVMLYKEVELALGINSGYSKRTLMHLHPNIKVMRHPDHVSSSVYLWAHHEKIVVIDQSVAFVGGIDLAYGRWDDREHRLTDVGSVTRSVALEQQAGSTNAPSSKSVPPVDGISQSNGRGTPPSDPVDLPKLKGIGRNRRARFSLYRHLHKHTLQHADSVSSVDSAGSGSVQSLKTGVGELQGNTRFWHGKDYCNFVYKDWIQLEKPFDDFIDRYTTPRMPWHDIASVVHGRAARDVARHFIQRWNFTKIMKPKYRSLSYPFLLPKSHSSADDLRYQVPECVDAKVQVLRSSADWSAGIKYHEESIHNAYIQVIAKSKHYIYIENQFFISCADNRTVYNKIGDAIIERIIRAHKEGKKYRVYVVTPLLPGFEGDITTGGGNAIQAVMHFNYRTMIRGEYSIISQLKREMDDQWMNYISFAGLRTHAELEGRLVTELIYVHSKMLIADDNTVIIGSANINDRSMLGKRDSEVAVIVEDSQKVASVMDGQEYEAGPYALQLRLECFRTILGGHTDTSIDLSDPISDRFYKEVWMTTAGRNATIYEKVFRCLPSSLVRNMSELEQYQSKPGLAQSDLTRAQEELRKIRGFLVQFPLDFLSEHNLMPSVGTKESMVPTEIWT